TCGTTTTCTTTACTGAACTGTACAGTGAAAAGCAGTTGTGTTTTCCGGTTATGCGCGTTTATGGATGTTTGCTTGCAGGTGCTTCAATGCAGGGGCGTTTAATCGTACCCGAATCGCCTCTTCAGTTTAAACCTTCGCATACTTATTCTCTGTTTTTGGCCTTTAGATTGCGCTCCACCTGGTGGGGAGTACACCCTGCGTGTCTTCCAACCAAAACTATGCACTACTTCATTTCGCTCTTTTACGACAACTTatgaaagaaacagaaaaaggaagaagagagagagcagTCTGCTAGTTGGAGGAAACATGTCCTCCCTGACATCCGTCCAACGGCGCTTGCTCAAGTACGCCTTAGAGGACAAAGAGTCCAAGAAGTTATTGAAGCGCAAACGTGCGGAGGATGTTGCACCAGCGCTGCACCAACGCGAAAAGAAACGGACATGTGGTCACGTATGTGAGGCAGATACCACGCAGGATACGGAAATGACTCCACTTTGCCCTGAATTGCTTGACTTTGTGCGGCAGAAATGCCCCAGCGCGCCACGGAAGCTTCGCAAGGGACAGCTACACGTCATTAATGCTCTCAGTCGGGGTGCCGTAAGTGGTAAGGATGATGACGCTATAAATCGTTGTGGTGCCAGAGGCGCGTTTTCCGTAAAGCGGCTGGAAATGAAGGATCTCCCGTTTGCTTTTTCCATCTTGGGATTGGCAGCGCTGCAGCGGCGATTATTATTTGAccagaaagtgaaaaatggaACCTCGCTCCTGGTACTAACGGAGGACGAAGAGGACGCTAACTCAGTTGCTCTTCACTTGAAGGAAACGTATCGTGGCGTCCACGTTTTAGTGCTCGACGGGTCGCGTTTTCCGTCGTTCCCCAACATTCCCAACGAGGAGGATAATGACGGAGACGCTACCAACAATACCTTTGCCGAGCGTACTGTGGTATTAGTGTCGTCGCTACAggcctttctttcctccgaCGGGCGGAGTGCAATATGGAAATTTGTGGGGGCATACGTTGTTATTTTGAGGGAGTTGACTAACAGCACCTGTGTAGCAATGAAGGGTATGAAGAGAATGGAGCGGCAGGaatttttgaaaaaactGTGCGAGAAGAGGTGGCTTTGTTTGGATCACACACCAGTGGCTGCCGTGATAGCTCCTGCCCGCCACGCTCTCTTCACACCATTGGCTGATGCACTTACAATTTCTGTGCCCGTAGCGGGAGAGGATGCTGGAGAAGCGAAGACCGTTGACAAAGGGGAGGTCCGTGACTCCCATGATGAGAACcaaagtaagaaaaagaaggggctTCCAGTTGATACGTTGCGTGACCCTGTCACTGTACACTACACCGTGGTTGAAGGTCAACATCGCTTCCACACGTTGTATGCATTAGTGATGAATGCTCGTGCGGGCCAGGGCATTGTTGTGCATGTTGCCACCAAAGAAGTCTGCCAATTCCTCTATGATGTTCTACACGCACTCGGAGATCTTCCACCATCACTTTTACTACTTACGGACTACGCGGGCCCCAGTGTGCACGCCTCAGTCCGTGACAGTGACGAAGACCGACAGAAAGTATGTGACAAGTTCGACGATATTGTTGTGAACTCCGACAAATCACTAGCAGGCAGTGGAAAAAGGGACCGTGTGGTCCTAATTTCTTCATTTGGCCTTGTTCCTCAAAGGGGGACCGTTTTCGTTCAGTACGACATCATTGTTGATATTGCGAACTTTTCCCAATTTGTCAGCGACGTGCTCACACCCGCGGCTTACGCGAACTTAGCGGCATCACAGTTACCCCGTTTGGGTGGTCGTGCTGCACCGGGGGttacttctgcaaggcggtCAAGATCTGTCTCCCCCAGCAAAAGCGTTTCTCCACCAAGGCCAACGCAGGTTCGTGCCATGTACCGTCACGTGCTGCTGTTACTCCGTAAAAACGAGCTTCAGGGGGCGCTTGAGCACTTCAACAGGTCTGCCAACAGGCTTCACATAACATACAAGCCTATGAAGCAAATGCCCTCTGCCACTCGATTCCTATTAGCGGTGCAGAAATTGCAGTCCCTGAACAAAAAGCAGTTTGCGGTCCAAAATGCTGCGTATGCCGCTTACAGAGCAACAATGTTGTTGTACTCCGTCATAAGCAGCAGCAAGGAGGTGTACGACGAGCGCAATGTTGATCTCAAACTAGTTGCGCAGGAGTTCGGATATTCGGACGCTCCTATTGTCGATTTGCGCACACGTGACACAGCATTTCGACCCAAGGAGAATATCTTTCGCGCAGCGTGCAAAAGAGCAGCGCGTGACCGCCGTTTGCTGCTGCGCCCCCCTGCTGAGGAAGGCAGTCCCGAGGTGTCACAGCCacagagggaggaaaaccaGTAGCGAGCACGTGAATACAGTGGAGATCAATATGTGAAGTGCgagggagaagggaagcggaaagaaagaaaaaaggaaaataataacattaACGGTTAACAGGTCGTGCGATCTTCCTTCATCCTGGTGGTGGGCATGCGTCATAACAAACTGACGACGGAAGGGGTGGAGACAGCATTTCTTTGTCGAATACCTGTAAtagtaatttaaaaaaaaagaaaacagcagtGACAAAGGTACTTGAAGAAAGATGAAGAGGGTACGGTTTCACCAGACGGTTTCGGTACATTGGTTACGTGTGTGCACAAGCGCACACAAAATATACCAGTGGTAGTTTGAAGGAAAGGTGTGAGTAGTGAACGCTCATGTTGCTCCGTTGAATTTTATTTACGGCACCGTCCCGTTAACAGTGGTAAGGATTTTGACATAAGTTACCCTGCCCGCTGTGCTGCTGCCTCCGGttactctcttcttttcacaCTTTCTCTGTTTTGTCTCTGTGAGTCGGTTTAATTGGTTTATTTACATCTGCCGCATACTAAAATTCAAAGATTTCTGTCCCACCAGTACCATCTAAAacttttccaccttcttcacTCTCTCCTCTCCCGCCACCGCCGCTCTTGTTGTTAGCACCCAAGAACGGGATACGACGTAGCGAGCAGGAGTACGCCTGCATTTTGAACGGAAGTCGCAGGGCTTCAGTAAGCAAGTAAGAGggagcagaaaagaaagtaaagtgGGTGTTAAGAAGGACAGCATTAAATAGTAACCTAACGGGGAAAGAGGCGGAAAAAGGAGCGCGAAACGTGAAAGCAAACTTTTCCAAGGGAAGTGAACGGGCAAGGGAATGCCGCCGAAGCGAAAATCAGCTCAGCACCAACgggatgacgatgatgatatgTCGTCCCAGTGGGTGGAAGGTAACTCAACGCCCTTCCAAAAATACTTCAACACGAAGTACTCCTCCGAGTTCATGGGAAGCCTTCCCGAACGAATTCGTCAGCGCGCCCAGGTTCTCCTGTACTACCATGAGAAATGTGAGAGGATCCGGAAGGACtttgaggaaaaggaaacggcGCTGCGCCGCAAGTATGATGAGATTTACGCACCTCTGCTGGACAAGCGGAAGGAGATCATTACAGGTGCGCATCTGCCAACAGACGAAGAGGTAAGGAAAGGACTCCCTAGCGAGCACGAGGGGAAGGTAAGTGTTACCACTGATGCCGATGTGGGGAAAGGACTTCCTGGTTTCTGGCTGCGCGTGTTGAAGCACCATGTTCTTTCCGCTTCCATGATTCGAGATCACGATGAACCTGTTCTTATGCATTTAATAGACGTGCGCTCAGGCGTTGTGGACGGTGGTTATGGGAGTATTGCCGTTGCGTTTGTTTTCGAGCCGAACCCATTCTTCCAAGAGGAGACCCTAATTCTGAAGCTTGTCCAGGGGGACGACGGGGCGACTGTCACCCGTACCCCCATCACGTGGAAACCGGGGAAGGATGTAACGGTGAGGACGGAGAAGGTAAAGAAGTCAGGGAAACGTGGGCAAGGGGGGAAGGTAAAGACAATCACTGTTCCGCAGCCCTCGTTTTTCAACACTTTTAAGGAGAATGGTGGGTCGGGTGCCGCCACCGCtcacgatgatgatgatgaggatgatgaagatgaagatgagtgGACTGAACAGCTTCTTCAGGTGCTTCATACAAGCATCATTCCGTCCGCTGTCCACCACTACACCGGCGAAGCCCCGGATGGCGCTAGTGATATTGATACTGActacgatgatgatgatgacgacgatgacgatgacgatgacgacgatgatgatgatgacgacgatgacATACCTCCCCAGAGAGGCCGCAGACAGCAAGGCGGTGCTTTCGGCAGGGGAAGTGGCAAGCAAtcacagcagcaacctcaGCAACAATGCAAACACCAGTAAGGGGACTGGTGAACTCTTGTTCAGTTCCCAGCGCTGACATTTAATCATAAAAGGTTAAGAAGTGAAAGGAGCCGGGGAGGCGTTAATTGAGAAGGAGCcgaggaaggagaagaagTGCACCCCACAAAAAGGGTTGTGTGGAGCGAGAAGACGGGAAAGTAGCGACGGCATATGCCCCGTACCGCAAGccattgttttcttcctctgttGAGGGGAGGGGTGGAGGGTACATCGGGGGCTTTGTGCCTGCGTCGAGTCTCACCGTGAGTATGGGATGAAAAACAATTTGACAGGGTAAACATACATACAGGCTTGAGGGAGGAGGTCAAGTGGATAGTGCGGTT
The genomic region above belongs to Trypanosoma brucei brucei TREU927 chromosome 10, whole genome shotgun sequence and contains:
- a CDS encoding nucleosome assembly protein, putative, with product MPPKRKSAQHQRDDDDDMSSQWVEGNSTPFQKYFNTKYSSEFMGSLPERIRQRAQVLLYYHEKCERIRKDFEEKETALRRKYDEIYAPLLDKRKEIITGAHLPTDEEVRKGLPSEHEGKVSVTTDADVGKGLPGFWLRVLKHHVLSASMIRDHDEPVLMHLIDVRSGVVDGGYGSIAVAFVFEPNPFFQEETLILKLVQGDDGATVTRTPITWKPGKDVTVRTEKVKKSGKRGQGGKVKTITVPQPSFFNTFKENGGSGAATAHDDDDEDDEDEDEWTEQLLQVLHTSIIPSAVHHYTGEAPDGASDIDTDYDDDDDDDDDDDDDDDDDDDDDIPPQRGRRQQGGAFGRGSGKQSQQQPQQQCKHQ